GCGCATGCTCCGTCTCGCTCACGATGAAGCAGCAGGCGGAGGCGATGACGCTGAAAACGACGGCCAGGATGAGCCCGAGGCGCAGGCTGATGAGGCGGTTTCGAGAGGGGGATGGTGTGGCTTCGCTCATGGCTGAGTCTGGGCGGGTGGCGGAGTGGGCATGGAGGATGAGGCTTTCAGAACATTGTCTGCATCCGCGGGTGAAAAGTCTGGGGCAGGCACCTCGCCTTGGTCTGCGCGAAGGTAGCCTTCGATGTCGAGATCAAAGGCGTCGGTGGATTTTACCGGGCGCGGCACCAGGGTCTGCGGGCGCACAGCGGCGGTATCCACAAAGTCGGGATTCAGCACCTTGCGCAGATCCACATGCGTGGGCATATCACCGCGCATGGATTCATCGAAGATGGCCTTCTTCGCCCCACTGAGGGTCTCATCCAGCACCCGGAAACCTTCGCGCCATTGGTAAAGATCTTTGCTTAGCGCCCAGGATTTTTGCATGGCGGTGAAACGGTGTGCTTGGCCCTCGGTCTGCATCAGGCGATTGCTCGCACTGGAACCTGCGGTGATGAGGATGGCTTTGGCATCTCCCTCCGTTCGGGTGAGGATGTCCCGGCGGTAGGCCTCCCCCTCATGCAGCAGCGCCTCTTTTTCTTCCAGGGCGCTGACCACTTCCTGGAAATTCGGGGCCACACTCACCGGTGGGTGGATGTCCCGCAGATACACCTCGGCCAGCACCAGCCCACTCTGGCGCTCATCCAGCGCGGCTTGCAAATCTCGGTGCAACTGCTGGCGGAGCGTCTCACGTGAGGTGGTCATGATATCGCGTGCGGGCAGGCGCAGAGTGAGATTGAGCAGGACCCGCTGGGCCAGGCTCCGCAGCAGGGCTTCCGCATCGGAGGAAGACCGCAGATGCAGCGCGGCATCCCCGACCCGATAAAAAACCGGCACGCTGATGGAGAGAAAATCATCTCCACTGCCCACGAGCGAATGCTGCTCTCCCTCATAGTGGGCTTTCTCCCAGAGGATAGGCTGGCCAGGATCTGTGCGAAAGCCGAGCACGATTTCGCGCAGGCGAGTTGTATCCACGGCCTGGATGCTGCCCAGGGGCCAGGGCAGCGAAAAATGCAGGCCAGGGGCCAGAGGTCGGCTCTCCCAAGTTCCCAGGTGATGACGCACCCCGGCATGGCCAGCAGGCAGCTCATGCACAGTGCTGAGTAGCCAGACCAGCAGGGCGATGGTGCTAAGCAAAGCGGGCAGGGCCCCCCGCACGGTGGGCCACATCCACATCTCCGCTAGTTTCAGGTCAAAGCTCTCATCCCGTGCCGTCGTTTCAGGCAGGCAGGCACGCCACTCGCCGCCTAACAAACGATAGAAAAAGAAGGCCCCCGGCTCTGGCAGTGTCTGCCAGTGGCGCTTGGGCGTGTAGAGCCGGCCCACCAGGCGCAGCAGACAATCCAGCACCAGCAGGGCATTCAGCACCGCATAAGCAAGGGCCAGCCAACGCTGCCAACTGCCGCCCAGATACAGGGCTCCGAGCAGAACCCCTGCCGTGATGAAATGAAGAAATACCGCCAAGCGGGCCAGGCAGAGCTGGACGTGGCTAACGTCACGCTTTTTTAAGGCGGTGTGAATATTGAGAAAAGCAAGGGCCGCCCCGATGAGCAGGGCCCCGATGGGGTGGGCCGTCAAAATGGCCCCGTCTGGCATGTTCTGCCCTAGTGTCCAAACCCAGCCGCCGGTGGCGACGATGCAGACCACGATGCCCACTCCCAGCCAGCGACCTGCAATGCCAGCCAGAAGGGCCGTGCATCCCACCAAAGGTAAGAGCCAATACATCTTCAAGGCCAAAGCGAGTACGCTTAAGCCGATAGCCTCCAGCCCAAGGGCGAAGCTAAACAAAGGATGTTGGCGATTCATGAAGAGCGAAGTGAAGTGAGTGGATTGACCCACCCGATTGAAAATGCAGATTCCCGGTTAGGCCTGGGCCTAACCGGGAATGGTGCAACTAACCAGGAGAGTGGCCGGTCATCAGTCAGCGACTGGGCGCATGAGCAGCACCTGACCATCTTCAGCGAAGAGGCTCACGGCTTCTGCGCGTGTGTAGGTGCCACCGGTCGGTTTCGGGATGTTGGAGCGGATGGAGGTCGCGAGATCACCACTTGCAGGAGTCAGGGTGACATTGGTGCGGTGGGCCTGGACGTTCACCACGAAGGTATCTGGGCCAAAGATCTCATCGGCACGGATGATGCCTGAGCTTTCCCAAAGTCCACGTGTGGTGATGGCGGAGTGGCCGTCACGGGCCTCCACACCTGCGTAATTGAAGGTGCTCTGCAGTTTGGCTGCATACTGCTGATTGCGATTCAGGCTCCACAGACCGCCATTACGGGCGTATTTGGCGAAGACTGCATCCGCAGGGCTGTTGCGGTCTTCCTGCACCATGATGAAGTTGTTGGAGATGGCGATGTTGTCAATGCTGACGGGGAAGTCCACGCCGTTGTTGACGTCGCCACCGGTGTAGCTACCCAGGGAACCGGTGATGCCATTGGCTGCCACCAATTTACCCACGGTACCGTTGTAAGTGCCACCAGGAGTGACGATGGTATCTGCATTGTACACGACATTCAGCGTGCCATTCGCCACTGGGTTGGTTGGGTTCATCGTCAGTTCATAAAGACGACCCAGGCGATTCGGGCCACTGCCGCCAGTGGTGGCGAGGAAGAGGCTACGAGTAGGCTTGGCAGGGTCGAATTCGGCATCTTCAACGCGCACGAAACCAAAGGCTCCGGCGGCATCTGCTGCGGTCAGCAACTGGGCATCGGTCAGGTTACCGCCGTTCGGGATCTGCACCCACTTAACGGGCAGTTGACCCGAGGTGAAGGTACCTTCGTTGTGCTGGGCATTGCGGCCGCAAAGCACATAAACTTTACCATCCGTCAGGCCATTGCGATCCAGCGGGCTGGTGGAGCGAGGTTGTTTGCGCCCTACATACATATAAACATAGGAAGGGGAACCGGCATCTTCCGTGGAGATCGCCACAGTCAGGCTATCGCGGCGGGGTTGGATGATGGTGGTTTCACGACCGATGCGGCCCAGGTCAGGCGCGGTGTGCATGTTCCCATTGGCGATGACCACGGTCTGAGAACCTTTGGCGGTTTCATAACTTGGAGCACCGAAGGTTTCTTCATTGGTGAAGAACAGGGGGCGATCCATGCCATGAGCGCGGCTGGCGAATGAGCCGGAGCAAAAGCGCGTGAAGGAATTCAGTGCACCTTCCAGGGGAGGGGTGGCGGAAACTTCCGTGTTTTCGAGGAAAAGTTTGGCGTGGGCAGGGGCACCACTGACCACACCTCCATTATTGGCCAACACGTAGCGAGAGACGAAGGCCCCCTTAAACTTAGTCTGGCCAGGGATGGGTTCGCTGAGCACGGTATTGCCGACTTCATGAGCCACGAAGAGAATGTTCTGGCCACTGACGGTGTCTTTGTAGAGACCCATGGCATCAGGAATGCCCACAAAAGCGAAATCCTTGCTGGCATCGCCAGTCAATGGCACGCGGTCACCAACGGTGACGATGGGCTGATACGTGAAATCAGCGCCTGGAGCCGGAGTCAAATAGGAGAACTCCGAAGTCTGAAAGCCTTGTCCGAAGGCGGCGGAAGCGAGCAGAAGGCTCGCAGCAAAGGTGGTGGATGTTTTCATGAGAGGATGAGTCAAGGAGGCGTTAGGAAATGTCATTCCATCGGCACTCTCATCCCAACCCCATGTCCAAGCTGTCGACAAACAAGCCTGCGTAACACTTCCGCCTCATGGCAGAAATGTCACGCGAAGGCGCTTGGTGGCCGACCTTCAAACCTAACCAAAAGCGAAATAATAAGATTTAATCGGATGATTGATTGTTAGATGCCTTTCAAATGACTCTATTGGGTCAGCCTGATGTCACAAAAACAGTGAGCTGCTCGAAACAACTCAGCGGGCGGGGATCATCCATTTTGAGAGTGGGGGACGAACGAGAAGTGAGTGTGCCAAAAGTCGGTGTGACGAAAACGTCGCACGGAAACCATTGTTTGGCAGCTACCCCACGTACCCAAAAGACCTAGCGAAGTACTGAGCCTCATTAAGAAATGGGGTAGGTGACGAAAGTGTTGCTGAGGAGCTTTTGTCCCATGTCGCGAAGTGGGGTCATGTCGGCGGACGGTGCTTCAGAACCCTCGCACCTTCACGACCACCTCAAAATCATGACAATGAAATTACGCTCTCCCTTCGGATGGCTGGCACTGGCGGCGCTGAGCGCCAGCCCTCTGTGCGGCCAGGAA
The Prosthecobacter algae genome window above contains:
- a CDS encoding protease modulator HflK, which translates into the protein MNRQHPLFSFALGLEAIGLSVLALALKMYWLLPLVGCTALLAGIAGRWLGVGIVVCIVATGGWVWTLGQNMPDGAILTAHPIGALLIGAALAFLNIHTALKKRDVSHVQLCLARLAVFLHFITAGVLLGALYLGGSWQRWLALAYAVLNALLVLDCLLRLVGRLYTPKRHWQTLPEPGAFFFYRLLGGEWRACLPETTARDESFDLKLAEMWMWPTVRGALPALLSTIALLVWLLSTVHELPAGHAGVRHHLGTWESRPLAPGLHFSLPWPLGSIQAVDTTRLREIVLGFRTDPGQPILWEKAHYEGEQHSLVGSGDDFLSISVPVFYRVGDAALHLRSSSDAEALLRSLAQRVLLNLTLRLPARDIMTTSRETLRQQLHRDLQAALDERQSGLVLAEVYLRDIHPPVSVAPNFQEVVSALEEKEALLHEGEAYRRDILTRTEGDAKAILITAGSSASNRLMQTEGQAHRFTAMQKSWALSKDLYQWREGFRVLDETLSGAKKAIFDESMRGDMPTHVDLRKVLNPDFVDTAAVRPQTLVPRPVKSTDAFDLDIEGYLRADQGEVPAPDFSPADADNVLKASSSMPTPPPAQTQP